The genomic stretch GACTACGGCCGCCCGCTGCGTTGCGCCATAGCCACACCATGGTGCCCAACAACCTGGAAGGCCCGCGCGCAAGGTCTGCAGAACGCCTGGCCGCCGGCGGCGAGACCAACGAATGGGCCAACACCTCCACCCTGGTATGAACTCCTGGCTGCCCAGCAGCTAAGCAGTAGGCACCCGTAAAGCGTTAGAAAACCCGCCTCGCGTGGGGCGGGTTTTTCAGGAGACCGATCATGGCAGCACGCAAGAGCACCGCAAAAACCAAGCCGCGCCAGCACCAGGCAGCGAACCGAATACCCAACCTGGCCAGGGCGCCAAGGAAACCGAAGCAACGGAGCCGGCCAAGGACCAGG from Marinobacter subterrani encodes the following:
- a CDS encoding Mu-like prophage major head subunit gpT family protein translates to MVPNNLEGPRARSAERLAAGGETNEWANTSTLV